A single region of the Bacillus cereus genome encodes:
- a CDS encoding DUF378 domain-containing protein, whose amino-acid sequence MKFLSYLTVILVILGGLNWLFVALDYNVVEKWFGSMPALVDTIYWLFGLSAIYQIFDRFFTNN is encoded by the coding sequence ATGAAATTTTTGTCTTACCTTACAGTAATATTGGTGATTCTTGGCGGTTTGAATTGGTTGTTTGTGGCGTTAGATTACAATGTAGTTGAGAAATGGTTTGGTTCTATGCCGGCGCTTGTGGACACTATTTATTGGCTCTTTGGTCTTTCTGCTATTTATCAAATTTTTGATCGGTTCTTTACGAACAATTAG
- a CDS encoding MFS transporter encodes MDAKEKMTTALTQNNDQFQLPINTIMPRYIILLFSIACGMAVANIYFAHPLLDSLSNEFKINHSTIGVVITITQVCYALGLLLLVPLGDLLNQKRLIIVQMLLSVFALIVIGVAPSSTVLFIGMALVGILATVTQTLVAYASILANPKDRGRIVGFVTSGVVIGILLARTFAGTLTDLAGWRSVYLTSAVLMLFVIGLLYRNLPNLEHKKTAMTYRKLLHSVLLLFVEERLLRIRGILALLIFTSFSILWTSLVLPLSAAPYNLSHTAIGAFGLAGVAGALAATKAGQLADRGFRERTTGIALSLLLLSWLLIKLMNHSLFLLVTGVILLDLAVQAVHVTNQSILFTVRPEARSRLTASYMIFYSIGSATGAILSTNIYASYGWNGVCILGASVSACALLFWAMTLRRSSKLKEE; translated from the coding sequence ATGGATGCTAAAGAAAAAATGACAACTGCTCTTACTCAGAATAATGATCAGTTTCAACTCCCTATCAATACAATCATGCCCCGCTATATAATTCTATTATTTTCAATAGCTTGTGGGATGGCTGTGGCGAATATATACTTCGCTCACCCTCTACTTGATTCTTTATCCAATGAGTTTAAGATCAACCATTCAACTATTGGTGTCGTTATTACTATTACTCAAGTTTGTTATGCACTCGGATTACTTTTATTAGTTCCACTTGGTGATTTATTAAACCAAAAAAGACTTATTATTGTTCAAATGCTTTTATCCGTTTTCGCTTTAATTGTGATCGGAGTCGCTCCTTCAAGTACCGTACTTTTTATAGGTATGGCCTTAGTCGGAATTCTTGCAACTGTTACGCAGACACTCGTTGCTTACGCATCCATTTTAGCTAATCCAAAAGACCGTGGGCGAATAGTAGGTTTCGTCACGAGTGGTGTCGTAATAGGAATTCTACTTGCACGTACATTTGCCGGAACATTAACAGATCTAGCTGGATGGCGTTCCGTTTATCTTACCTCTGCTGTACTTATGCTCTTCGTAATTGGTTTGTTATATCGTAATTTACCTAATCTTGAACATAAAAAAACAGCTATGACCTATCGTAAATTATTACATTCCGTTCTCTTATTATTTGTAGAAGAGCGCCTCTTACGCATTCGCGGAATATTAGCATTGCTCATTTTCACTTCATTCAGTATTTTATGGACTTCATTAGTTTTACCTTTAAGTGCTGCACCATATAATCTATCACATACAGCTATCGGAGCATTTGGTCTTGCTGGAGTTGCTGGTGCATTAGCTGCCACTAAGGCCGGACAACTTGCTGATCGCGGATTCAGAGAAAGAACTACTGGCATAGCCTTATCCTTATTATTACTTTCATGGCTCCTCATTAAATTAATGAACCATTCTCTATTCCTACTTGTTACCGGCGTTATCCTTTTAGATTTAGCTGTGCAAGCTGTACATGTCACGAACCAAAGTATACTTTTCACAGTGCGTCCTGAAGCAAGAAGTCGGCTCACTGCTAGTTATATGATTTTCTATTCTATCGGCAGTGCTACAGGTGCCATTCTTTCCACAAACATTTATGCAAGCTACGGATGGAACGGAGTTTGTATATTAGGTGCATCCGTTAGTGCTTGTGCTCTTTTATTCTGGGCAATGACCTTACGACGATCATCAAAACTAAAAGAAGAATAA
- a CDS encoding DnaD domain-containing protein, whose amino-acid sequence MAVYRNVQVNFWQDEFILDLTPEERYFYIYLLTGTKTKQCGIYILPKCLAELETGYSMETVEKLLNRFVEYGKILYDAETKELFIMNWLHYNPIFNANIEKCVLRELKMVKSKEFLHKFLRKCLEEECKIPLLLQYFGMPEEEVSSNSQQGIIQENEEAEEVEIEIVEDATPQSEVYKFYEQNISSLTPYIVKELKEWMQRISGDRVLEALKIAFENNKGTFAYVKAILRNWCKKGRVKFSKGKDVVRTRAVFSLYDP is encoded by the coding sequence ATGGCAGTGTACCGTAATGTGCAGGTGAACTTTTGGCAAGATGAATTCATTTTAGATTTAACGCCAGAAGAGCGTTATTTTTACATATATTTGTTAACTGGTACGAAGACGAAGCAATGTGGTATTTACATATTACCGAAGTGTTTGGCAGAGCTTGAGACTGGTTACAGTATGGAGACTGTTGAGAAGTTATTGAACCGGTTTGTGGAATACGGGAAGATTTTATATGATGCGGAAACGAAAGAGTTATTCATTATGAATTGGCTACACTATAATCCTATTTTTAATGCGAACATAGAGAAATGTGTATTACGTGAGCTGAAAATGGTGAAAAGTAAAGAGTTCCTACATAAGTTTTTGCGTAAATGTCTTGAAGAAGAATGCAAGATTCCATTATTACTTCAGTATTTTGGTATGCCAGAGGAAGAGGTTAGTAGTAATTCACAACAAGGGATTATTCAAGAGAATGAAGAGGCAGAAGAGGTAGAAATAGAAATAGTAGAGGATGCCACTCCGCAAAGTGAAGTCTACAAATTTTACGAACAAAATATAAGTAGTCTAACTCCATATATCGTGAAGGAATTAAAGGAATGGATGCAAAGGATTTCAGGAGATAGAGTACTAGAGGCACTTAAAATTGCGTTTGAAAATAATAAGGGAACGTTCGCTTATGTAAAGGCGATTTTGAGGAATTGGTGTAAGAAAGGACGAGTAAAATTCAGTAAAGGAAAGGACGTAGTGCGTACGAGAGCGGTATTCAGTTTGTATGATCCATAG
- a CDS encoding DUF3895 domain-containing protein has translation MNQISFEDLFEDEKENKQEKVEVAEIPEPLSPLQKDILELMNAEEISALELCEQLIRAGKISDERFTTNKPKAYGQVCLLLEGFVTEGKLTFIKNDEKRDRVYKVKL, from the coding sequence ATGAATCAAATTTCATTTGAAGATTTATTTGAAGACGAAAAAGAAAATAAACAAGAAAAGGTAGAGGTAGCCGAGATACCTGAACCTTTATCACCATTGCAAAAAGATATATTAGAATTAATGAATGCCGAAGAAATAAGTGCACTGGAGCTATGCGAACAATTAATACGAGCTGGTAAAATATCAGATGAAAGATTCACAACGAATAAGCCAAAAGCATATGGACAAGTATGCTTACTATTAGAAGGTTTTGTGACGGAAGGGAAGCTTACTTTTATCAAGAATGATGAGAAAAGAGATAGGGTATATAAAGTGAAACTTTAA
- a CDS encoding DUF1015 domain-containing protein: MAKIRPFRAIRPVEEKAVEVAALPYDVLNSEEAREVVKGNPYSFLHVDKAEIDLDPALSPYDDRVYEKAGENLKQFIQEEVFIQDEEPALYIYELTMQGRTQSGLVVCTSIDEYEDDTIKKHERTRHEKEQDRIRHVDVCDANTGPIFLTYRTKEEVKRLIASWKEEHAPIYKFTGEDGVEHVAWKIEDEDVIAKLVAAFEEIPNLYIADGHHRSASAAKVGLMRREQYPHYTGEEEFNFFLSVLFPHDELSIWDYNRVVKDLNGLSEEQFLKQIAQYFYVEEAGISPYKPNEPKTFGMYVNEKWYKITVKEETFDANDLVKGLDVSILQDHLLSQVLEIHDPRSDSRIDFVGGIRGLEELERLVNSGEYKAAFALYPTSMEALLAIADAGEVMPPKSTWFEPKLRSGLFVHSLK, encoded by the coding sequence TTGGCAAAAATCCGACCGTTTCGGGCCATTCGTCCAGTAGAAGAAAAAGCAGTAGAAGTTGCAGCTTTACCGTATGACGTATTAAATAGTGAAGAGGCAAGAGAAGTTGTAAAAGGGAATCCATATTCTTTTTTACATGTCGATAAAGCAGAAATCGATTTAGATCCGGCACTTTCACCGTACGATGATCGCGTATATGAAAAAGCGGGTGAAAATTTAAAGCAATTTATACAAGAAGAAGTGTTCATTCAAGATGAAGAGCCAGCACTATACATTTATGAACTGACGATGCAAGGAAGAACGCAGTCAGGCCTGGTTGTTTGTACATCAATTGATGAGTATGAGGATGATACAATTAAAAAACATGAGCGAACGCGTCATGAGAAAGAACAAGATCGTATTCGCCACGTAGATGTGTGTGACGCAAATACGGGACCTATCTTTTTAACGTATCGTACAAAAGAAGAAGTGAAACGCTTAATTGCAAGCTGGAAAGAAGAACATGCGCCTATTTATAAATTTACGGGAGAAGACGGAGTCGAGCATGTTGCATGGAAGATTGAAGATGAAGATGTGATTGCGAAATTAGTAGCAGCATTTGAAGAGATTCCTAATCTATATATTGCGGATGGACATCACCGCTCAGCATCAGCGGCAAAAGTTGGTCTAATGCGGAGAGAACAATATCCGCATTACACAGGAGAAGAGGAATTTAATTTCTTCTTATCTGTTTTATTCCCTCATGATGAACTTTCTATTTGGGACTATAACCGAGTTGTGAAAGATTTAAATGGCCTATCAGAAGAACAGTTTTTAAAACAAATTGCACAATACTTTTATGTAGAAGAAGCAGGGATTTCTCCATATAAACCAAATGAGCCAAAAACATTTGGTATGTATGTAAACGAGAAGTGGTATAAGATCACAGTGAAAGAGGAAACGTTTGATGCGAATGATCTCGTTAAAGGTTTAGATGTATCTATCCTGCAAGATCATTTATTAAGCCAAGTACTTGAAATACATGATCCGCGCTCTGATTCACGCATTGATTTTGTCGGAGGAATCCGCGGATTAGAAGAACTAGAACGCCTTGTAAATAGCGGTGAATATAAAGCAGCATTCGCATTATATCCGACATCAATGGAAGCTTTATTAGCAATTGCTGACGCTGGAGAAGTAATGCCGCCAAAATCAACGTGGTTTGAACCGAAACTACGTAGCGGGTTGTTTGTTCATTCGTTAAAGTAA
- a CDS encoding 3-phosphoglycerate dehydrogenase family protein has product MFRVQTLNQIAEKGLQIFDGNRYEIGDKIGHPDGILLRSYSLHQEAFSEDLKAIARAGAGVNNIPVERCTEKGIVVFNTPGANANAVKELIIASLIMSSRNIINGVSWTKELDGEEVPQLVEAGKKQFVGSEIAGKRLGVIGLGAIGALVANDALALGMDVVGYDPYISVETAWRLSTHVQRAFSLDEIFTTCDYITLHIPLTNQTKGIVGEHAIETMKKGMRLFNFSRGELVDENALQKALEEDIITHYVTDFPNENVIKMKNVTATPHLGASTSESEENCAVMAARQLREYLETGNIRNSVNYPNVELPYIGKKRITIMHQNVPNMVGQITGCLAEHHINIADMINRSKHSWAYTMIDIDNGIDDIIKENIVENISKITGVVAVRMIV; this is encoded by the coding sequence ATGTTTCGTGTTCAAACGTTAAATCAAATTGCGGAAAAGGGTTTGCAAATTTTTGATGGAAATCGGTATGAAATTGGAGACAAAATAGGTCATCCAGATGGTATTTTACTTCGAAGCTATTCTTTACATCAAGAAGCGTTTTCAGAAGATTTAAAGGCAATTGCAAGAGCTGGTGCCGGTGTAAATAATATTCCTGTTGAGCGTTGTACAGAAAAAGGGATTGTAGTATTTAATACGCCAGGGGCTAATGCTAATGCAGTGAAGGAACTTATTATCGCAAGTCTTATTATGTCTTCCCGTAATATTATAAACGGAGTGAGCTGGACGAAAGAGTTGGATGGAGAAGAAGTACCACAGCTTGTTGAAGCTGGGAAGAAGCAATTCGTTGGATCAGAGATTGCGGGGAAACGTTTAGGTGTTATCGGTCTTGGTGCAATCGGTGCTTTAGTTGCGAACGATGCGTTAGCTTTAGGGATGGATGTTGTCGGATACGATCCGTATATATCTGTTGAAACAGCATGGCGTCTTTCTACACATGTGCAAAGAGCATTTAGTTTAGATGAAATTTTTACAACTTGTGATTATATTACACTGCATATTCCACTTACGAACCAAACGAAAGGGATTGTTGGTGAACACGCTATAGAGACGATGAAAAAAGGAATGCGTCTATTCAATTTCTCAAGAGGAGAACTTGTAGATGAAAATGCTCTTCAAAAAGCGTTAGAAGAAGATATTATTACACATTACGTAACAGATTTCCCGAATGAAAATGTAATAAAGATGAAAAATGTAACAGCGACGCCTCATCTTGGTGCATCTACGTCTGAGTCTGAAGAAAATTGTGCAGTAATGGCAGCTCGTCAATTACGTGAATATTTAGAGACAGGAAATATTCGTAATTCAGTAAACTATCCAAACGTAGAACTTCCGTATATCGGAAAGAAACGTATTACAATAATGCATCAAAACGTTCCGAACATGGTAGGACAAATTACAGGATGCTTAGCAGAACATCATATTAATATTGCCGATATGATTAATCGTAGTAAACATTCTTGGGCATACACAATGATTGATATTGATAACGGAATTGATGATATAATAAAAGAGAATATTGTGGAAAATATAAGCAAAATTACAGGTGTTGTAGCCGTTCGAATGATTGTGTAA
- the serC gene encoding 3-phosphoserine/phosphohydroxythreonine transaminase: MERVYNFSAGPSILPLPVLEKVQKELVNYNGTGMSIMEMSHRSSYFQSIIEEASSLLRELMNIPDEYEVLFLQGGASLQFSMIPLNLMSAYKKAGYVLTGSWSKKALQEAEKVGEVQVIASSEKEKFTTIPKLDGLLGDEKLDYVHITTNNTIEGTKYVDIPHVDKVPLVADMSSNILSEQYDVSKFGLIYAGAQKNLGPAGLTIAIIKRDLIGGADRSCPTMLNYETYSKNNSLYNTPPSFSIYVTKLVLEWLKEQGGISAIEEQNRMKSSLLYNFLDESKLFTSPVDPTYRSLMNIPFTTPSEELNNQFLQNAKERGFVTLKGHRSVGGMRASIYNAMPVHGVQQLVNYMKEFELENR, from the coding sequence ATGGAGAGAGTGTATAATTTTTCAGCTGGACCATCTATACTCCCTTTGCCAGTTTTAGAGAAAGTGCAAAAGGAGCTTGTAAATTATAACGGGACAGGCATGTCTATTATGGAAATGAGTCATCGATCTTCTTATTTTCAAAGTATTATAGAGGAAGCGAGTAGCTTGCTTCGTGAATTAATGAACATTCCTGATGAGTATGAAGTTTTATTTTTACAAGGTGGTGCGTCATTACAATTTTCTATGATACCGTTAAATTTAATGAGTGCGTATAAAAAAGCTGGGTACGTACTGACAGGTTCATGGTCTAAAAAGGCGCTGCAAGAAGCTGAAAAAGTTGGAGAAGTGCAAGTGATTGCTTCTTCTGAAAAAGAGAAGTTTACTACAATTCCTAAACTGGATGGTTTACTAGGCGATGAAAAACTAGATTATGTACATATAACAACGAACAATACAATTGAGGGGACGAAATATGTGGACATTCCACATGTAGATAAAGTACCGCTCGTTGCGGATATGTCCTCAAATATTTTATCAGAACAATATGATGTTTCGAAGTTTGGTCTTATATATGCGGGAGCGCAAAAGAATTTAGGGCCAGCGGGCTTAACGATTGCAATTATAAAAAGAGATTTAATTGGAGGAGCAGATCGCTCTTGTCCTACGATGTTAAACTATGAAACTTACAGCAAAAATAACTCCTTATATAATACACCGCCGTCCTTTAGTATTTACGTAACAAAACTTGTATTAGAGTGGCTGAAAGAGCAAGGCGGGATATCTGCGATTGAAGAACAGAATAGAATGAAATCTTCACTTCTTTACAATTTCTTAGATGAATCAAAATTGTTTACTTCACCAGTTGATCCTACATATCGATCACTTATGAATATTCCGTTTACAACACCGTCAGAAGAGCTGAACAATCAATTTTTACAAAATGCAAAAGAACGTGGTTTCGTTACGCTAAAAGGACATCGCTCAGTCGGTGGTATGCGCGCTAGTATTTACAATGCGATGCCAGTACACGGTGTACAGCAATTAGTAAATTATATGAAGGAATTTGAGCTTGAGAATAGATAG
- a CDS encoding glycoside hydrolase family 113, translating to MKKNKSLVSILGVCIMLFSFCFQGKVQADVNTVQSGKIKSGNVTVWEVGNVAKVLADVERLNLNTVNVPIQVDIPNVNSANMVINQAQKKQAIILIQELLKRNIQVIVEPFPFIQQGNIGETEWNPSNINDFFWNWKTVVLQDIFDSITSKYNVYGLKIASNFVNMEYAEGYWSDTIDFVRKQYKGNVLYQMNWWLTASFDPSYEAKFLEKINRPYLKKVDIVSIDSWFEVSGKRNPSYEEVKQSLFATTVYNRGQNVVQQLEKLHKTTGKPVYFGGFNVPARELGLQNPWNPDVTNVFSKDVQLNGWRAYRDVLEPKPYFKGFSIWFIGSNDSNHSYQIHSKEAEAVINGWYRK from the coding sequence ATGAAGAAAAATAAGAGTTTAGTAAGTATTTTAGGAGTGTGTATCATGTTGTTTTCTTTTTGTTTCCAAGGAAAGGTACAGGCGGATGTAAATACTGTTCAATCTGGAAAAATAAAATCAGGAAACGTAACGGTATGGGAAGTAGGCAATGTAGCGAAAGTGTTAGCAGATGTGGAGCGTTTGAATTTAAATACGGTGAATGTACCGATCCAAGTTGATATTCCGAATGTGAATTCTGCTAATATGGTAATTAATCAGGCGCAAAAGAAACAAGCTATTATTTTAATTCAAGAATTATTAAAGCGTAATATTCAAGTTATAGTGGAGCCGTTCCCGTTTATTCAGCAAGGAAATATTGGAGAGACGGAATGGAACCCGAGTAATATTAACGATTTCTTCTGGAATTGGAAAACGGTTGTTTTACAAGATATTTTTGATTCCATTACTAGTAAATACAATGTGTATGGACTCAAGATTGCTTCTAATTTCGTGAATATGGAATATGCAGAAGGATACTGGAGCGATACAATTGATTTTGTTCGTAAACAGTATAAAGGAAATGTTTTGTATCAAATGAACTGGTGGTTAACTGCAAGCTTTGATCCATCTTATGAAGCGAAGTTTCTGGAAAAAATAAATCGCCCGTATTTAAAAAAGGTGGACATCGTAAGTATTGATAGTTGGTTTGAAGTTTCAGGAAAAAGAAATCCATCGTACGAAGAAGTAAAACAAAGTTTATTTGCGACGACAGTATATAATCGTGGCCAAAATGTCGTGCAGCAACTTGAGAAATTACATAAAACAACAGGAAAGCCAGTGTATTTTGGTGGATTTAACGTTCCAGCACGTGAACTTGGACTGCAAAATCCGTGGAACCCAGATGTTACGAATGTGTTTTCAAAAGATGTACAACTTAACGGGTGGCGTGCTTACCGTGATGTATTAGAACCGAAGCCGTATTTTAAAGGGTTTTCAATATGGTTTATTGGCTCAAATGATAGTAATCATTCATATCAAATACATAGTAAAGAAGCAGAGGCAGTTATTAATGGATGGTATCGAAAATAA
- a CDS encoding penicillin acylase family protein has translation MEVVIKKKRIRGKRIFIWSSSIVLLLVICAAIFLNLYTLRSMPKIDGTISLDDLQHAVTVKRDGKGVPHIKAENAHDLYFSQGYVQAQDRLFQMDLSRRQASGMLSEVVGEAAVDRDKLFRTLGLRRAAEASVSQYDGEAKYALQSFADGVNAFIREAKQEKILPVEFTLLGYEPAEWSIVDSLTIGKYMAFDLGGHWHGQAFRYWALKNLPKEQANELFPTYPKDAPRLLAELKNTNVNVAQSFAKTVIPPEFNGSNNWVISGEKSASGKPILADDPHLSLATPSIWYQSQLEMKDLHVSGVIFAGVPGVILGHNDKIAWGVTNTGPDVQDLYIEKKNPNNENEFLYNDKWEKATVVDESIKVKGGKTIPYNVTVTRHGPVISEFADKGKEKTKTVFALKWTALEPSAELKAVLNMNKAKNWDEFETALQDFHTPTQNFVFASNDGTIAYKANGNIPVRKKGDGSLPVPGWTDEYEWEGYIPFDQLPKVINPKQGFISTANNKIVDDNYPYHISNTWAQPYRQMRIQEFLQEKEKYTVKDLEDLQMDQKNLYGKEFAPIFLKELNKASLNEVEKEGVKQLTKWNYYDSKDEAAPLIYHLLMKEISNTLFSKEIPKDVMELFEGKSQVVDELIRKQVAGENSAWFTKYGGFTKVVHTSYENVMKKLQKEYGPDVAEWKWGDYHQLAFTHPISKSSSMLALLAFNREKAVPIGGSQVTVQAASYGDNGIVNHGASWRFVIDTKDMSNGYHIVGPGQSGHFRSDWYHDQIDDWVNGDYHKTTLNTDGIEGKVLTLKPR, from the coding sequence ATGGAAGTCGTCATAAAGAAGAAACGAATTAGGGGTAAGAGAATTTTTATTTGGTCTAGTAGTATCGTTCTTTTGTTAGTTATTTGTGCTGCGATTTTTTTGAACTTGTATACGCTTAGATCTATGCCGAAGATAGATGGAACGATAAGTCTCGATGATTTACAACATGCTGTTACGGTGAAGCGGGATGGTAAAGGTGTACCGCATATTAAAGCGGAAAATGCGCATGATTTATATTTCTCGCAAGGGTATGTACAAGCGCAAGATCGTTTGTTCCAAATGGATTTAAGTAGAAGGCAAGCTTCTGGAATGTTAAGTGAGGTTGTTGGGGAAGCAGCTGTTGATAGGGATAAGTTGTTTCGAACGCTCGGTTTACGGCGAGCGGCAGAAGCGTCTGTTAGTCAATATGATGGGGAAGCGAAATACGCTTTGCAGTCATTTGCTGATGGAGTGAACGCTTTTATACGCGAGGCGAAACAGGAAAAAATATTGCCGGTTGAGTTTACTTTACTAGGCTATGAGCCTGCTGAATGGTCAATTGTGGATTCTTTAACGATTGGAAAGTATATGGCGTTTGATTTGGGCGGACATTGGCACGGGCAGGCATTTCGATATTGGGCGCTGAAAAACCTACCGAAAGAGCAAGCAAATGAGCTATTTCCTACATATCCGAAAGATGCGCCTAGATTGCTAGCTGAACTGAAAAATACAAATGTGAATGTAGCACAAAGTTTTGCAAAAACGGTAATTCCGCCTGAGTTTAATGGTAGTAATAATTGGGTTATAAGCGGTGAGAAGAGTGCGTCTGGTAAGCCGATTTTAGCGGATGATCCTCATTTATCTCTTGCGACGCCTTCTATTTGGTATCAATCACAACTTGAAATGAAAGATTTACATGTGAGTGGCGTTATTTTTGCGGGAGTGCCAGGTGTTATATTAGGTCATAATGACAAAATAGCATGGGGCGTTACGAATACAGGTCCTGATGTGCAAGATTTATATATTGAGAAGAAAAATCCTAATAATGAAAATGAATTTTTGTATAACGATAAGTGGGAAAAAGCTACAGTTGTTGATGAATCTATTAAAGTAAAAGGCGGGAAAACAATTCCTTATAACGTGACTGTTACGAGGCATGGTCCAGTCATTTCAGAGTTTGCGGATAAAGGGAAAGAGAAAACGAAAACAGTATTCGCTTTGAAATGGACTGCTTTGGAGCCTTCCGCTGAATTAAAGGCTGTACTAAATATGAATAAAGCGAAAAATTGGGATGAGTTTGAAACTGCACTTCAAGACTTTCATACACCAACTCAAAACTTTGTATTTGCATCAAACGACGGCACAATTGCTTATAAAGCGAATGGAAATATACCAGTGCGTAAAAAAGGTGATGGTAGTTTGCCAGTGCCAGGATGGACAGATGAATATGAATGGGAAGGTTATATCCCGTTTGATCAGCTTCCAAAAGTAATAAATCCAAAACAAGGGTTTATTTCAACTGCAAATAATAAGATTGTTGATGATAATTATCCATACCATATTAGTAATACGTGGGCGCAACCATATAGACAAATGCGTATTCAAGAGTTTTTACAAGAGAAGGAAAAATATACGGTGAAAGATTTAGAAGATTTACAGATGGATCAAAAAAATTTATACGGGAAAGAATTTGCTCCTATATTTTTAAAGGAGTTAAATAAAGCATCTTTAAATGAAGTAGAGAAAGAAGGCGTAAAACAATTAACAAAGTGGAATTATTACGATAGTAAAGATGAAGCGGCACCGTTAATATACCATTTGTTAATGAAAGAAATTTCGAATACGTTATTTTCAAAAGAAATACCGAAAGATGTGATGGAGTTATTTGAAGGGAAGTCACAAGTTGTTGATGAATTGATTCGAAAACAAGTAGCAGGAGAAAATAGCGCTTGGTTTACGAAGTACGGAGGTTTCACGAAAGTTGTGCATACATCGTACGAGAATGTAATGAAGAAATTACAGAAGGAATATGGACCCGATGTTGCAGAGTGGAAGTGGGGCGATTACCATCAACTTGCTTTTACGCATCCAATTTCGAAATCATCTAGTATGTTAGCATTACTTGCATTTAATCGTGAGAAAGCAGTTCCGATAGGCGGAAGTCAAGTTACCGTTCAAGCAGCGAGTTACGGAGATAACGGTATTGTAAATCATGGTGCTTCTTGGAGATTTGTTATTGATACGAAAGATATGTCAAACGGTTATCATATAGTAGGACCGGGGCAGTCGGGACATTTTAGAAGCGATTGGTATCATGATCAAATAGATGATTGGGTCAATGGAGATTATCATAAGACTACTTTAAATACAGACGGAATTGAAGGAAAAGTATTAACTTTAAAGCCGCGATAA
- a CDS encoding TetR/AcrR family transcriptional regulator, giving the protein MARLREFDKEKALDAAMQLFWEKGYAATSLSDLTAKMEIQRPSLYAAFGDKEGLFEAALRRYINIHATSIRTKLQKERSVKEAIRTFFENMVEEEYKRESNKGCFCINTMVELSPHNEKFEVLTREHQMYLAIIFQELIAKGIQSGELQSDVNAKALAQTLVTSLIGLTVLMKSRPERSVVDNTVCIILSLLK; this is encoded by the coding sequence ATGGCTCGACTACGCGAATTTGATAAAGAAAAAGCTTTGGATGCTGCTATGCAACTTTTTTGGGAGAAAGGATACGCTGCTACTTCATTAAGTGATCTAACTGCTAAAATGGAAATACAAAGACCGAGTTTATATGCGGCATTTGGTGATAAAGAAGGGCTGTTTGAAGCTGCATTACGGAGATACATAAATATACATGCGACCAGCATTCGAACAAAACTTCAAAAAGAACGATCTGTAAAAGAGGCCATTCGTACATTTTTTGAAAATATGGTGGAAGAGGAATATAAAAGAGAATCAAATAAAGGCTGTTTTTGTATTAACACAATGGTTGAGCTTTCTCCTCATAATGAAAAATTTGAAGTGTTGACTAGAGAACATCAAATGTACCTTGCAATTATATTTCAAGAATTAATCGCCAAAGGTATTCAGTCTGGAGAACTGCAAAGTGATGTGAATGCTAAAGCATTGGCGCAAACGCTAGTCACTTCATTAATTGGATTAACAGTGTTAATGAAATCTCGCCCAGAACGTTCAGTTGTAGATAATACGGTATGTATCATATTATCGTTACTAAAATAA